TTTCATCACATCGCATACTCCGGCAACAGCTACATGAGTCCTGAGCACTTCGAAGCCTATGCGCAGACTCTATCCAAGCCCGGCGGCTTACGCGCCTGCATTGAGCACTACGCAACGGTGTGGAAGGATTCGAAGGACAACGCAGTCTTTCACGAGAAGCCGCTTGAGATGCCGACTCTCGCCTTGGGAGGCGAAGCATCTCTCGCATCCTTCACGCAAGCTGCCTGGAAAGATGTCGCGAGCAATCTCACGAGCGCAATCATTCCAAAGGCAGGCCACTGGATCAGCGATGAGAACCCCGCCTTCACTGCTGGTGCTTTACGCGACTTCTTCAAGGCGGCACGAAGCTAAGCGCATCGTTATGCGATGTTGCACGTGGCAACGAACAGCCGGCATGAACAGTCAGACCGCTCATGCCGGCCTCAACCGCTCTCAGAGCAGGAAAGTTCGACAAGCAAAACTGAAATGTATAACGACGATCGAATAGAAGATGAAGTTACAAGGGCTACCGCTCCATTCGCAAGAGGTGCTCAACTGGAGAACACCCTGTTCTACATGGGGAGCCTGATGTCCGTACTCGTCTCCTCAAAAGAAAGCGGCGGTAGACTTTGCCTGCTTGAGTATCGCTCCCAACCTGGTCATGAGCCGCCTCCACACATCCACCTTGAGCAGGAAGAGTTGCTCTACATCCTCGAAGGCGAGGTGGAAGTGTATGCCCCCGGACAAAAATCTTATGTAGGTGCAGGCCAGTGTCTCTTCATCCCTCGTGGTCAGGCTCACGCATGGTATGTGCTGACGGATGAATTGCGGATGCTTATCCTCACGCAGCCCGGTGGTCTCGATAGCTATTTTGAAACGATGGGTACTCCCGCGACGAGTTTGGAGCTACCGAGCGCGGCCACTACCTATGCGATGGATGATCCCTCGCGAGCGATCCGTATAGGCGCGGAGTTTGGCATGACCATCCTGACGCCAGAGGAGACGAAAGAGCTGCTGCCTCACTACCCAGGTTTCGGTAACAAACCCACTCCAAGGAGAGTACAAAGCTAACATGAAATCCGCCGTCTATTATGGTCCATTCGATATCCGCTGTGCGGAGATCAAGCCTCTTGAAATCTCACTAGGCCACGAGATACTTGTCCAGGTCGAGGCAACCTCGATCTGCGGATCAGATCTACACCTCTATCGCGGCGCTCTCGATTTCCTCATGCAAAAGGGCCACTCCTCGACCGGGCATGAACTCGTAGGCCGTGTTGTTGAGGTCGGTCCACAGGTCACAAGATTCAAGCCGGGTGATCGCATCACCACGCCTTACTCAGTATCCTGCGGCTACTGCTACATGTGCGAAGCAGGCCAGACAGGTCACTGTGAGACGACAAACGGAGCCATCATAGGTTTCGGCATTCCGCTAGGAGACCTTGGCGGAACCCAGGCTGAGTACATTCTCATTCCTTATGCCGACGCAAACGCAATGCAGGTTCCCGAAGATATCCCGGCCGAGGCCGCTCTCACCCTGTCCTGCAATCTGCCATCGGCCATCGTCGGCGTAACCGAAGCAGATGTTCAACTCGGCGATACGGTCGCGATCGTAGGCTGCGGACCTACCGGGCTGATGACAATGGACTGTGCCTTTCTTCGCGGCGCGGGCAAGGTTGTCCTTCTGGACCGAGTTCCGCATCGTTTGGCTGTAGCTCAAGCAAAGGGCGCAGTCACGATCAACATTGACGACGAGGACTGGAAAGAACGCGCTCTCGCAGAAACTCAGGGCCGTGGATTCGACAAAGTCATCGAAGTCGTCGGTATGCCTGAAGCTCTGCAGATTAGCTTGGATATCGTAAGGCGCGGGGGAATCATCTCGGCGATCGGAGTCTTCTGCGACGACTCCTTCACCATCAGCCCTATCTATTTCACCACGCGCAATATCGATCTTCGTACGAATGGTACAGCCAACGTGAGACCGTCGATTACGCAGGCGCTGACGATGCTAAAGCGGGGCATCATCAATCCAAAAGAATACTTCACACACGAATTCGCCCTATCCAACGTAGATCAGGCATACGCAACTTTCTACGGCAAGAAGGACGGAGTAGTGAAGGTACTGATTCGTCCCTAAAACCCCTCCATCCCGGGATGCATGGCGATTCAAAACTGCGCTACCGGGATGGAGTACTTGTGAACCGGAGGCGCTAACGATCACATCGCCAAGTTGCTTGAGCGTTCGCCACCATGCCGCGTTTTTCCCCGGCACGATCTGAGATAGAACAGTTCCCCCTATCATCCGAACCTCAAGCCGCTTATCAGGTCAATGACGGCCATGATCTTGATGACCTATCTTGAAATCCGCCACCCGGCGAAACAGGACGCCCAAGGTGCTCTCCAAAACACCTCGATCACCCTAGCCGCCTTCAACTAGCGCCGTTCTATCATGACTCGTGGTTCTTCACTTTTCGATACTGAGTCTTCAGATTGATTGTTAGAGCTTTGGAGTGAAGGCATATGGATTGCAGGAGTGCGGGACTGACATAAGCAGCTCCGTTTCTGCGAAGTTTAGTATCAATTCACTTAACTATGAAAAAGAAACACTCACCTCAGTCAGGTGTACCGGACGTAGCAGTTGCATAGTACAAACGATGCCCGGTAAAAGAAACGCCAGCGACCCAATCACCCACATGATGGCGGCACCTAACACCTGATCGTCCACGAGCGAAACGTGAAATGGATTTGAATTTCTGACATAAAACTCGTAGATCGGGCGGTCACAGAAGGCAAGAAAAGCGCAGAGAAGTGTGTTTATCACGTCCGCCGAAACGAGATAAATCAGTACGCCCCAGCCTTTGAGGCGCGGCGAAGAAGGCCACGGCTGCACAATGTGCCACCAAAAAAGCAACGATGTGAACAAGAAGCACAGATGTTCGACTGCATGCCACGCTTCATGTTCTAAAGCGAAATCGTATGCCGCCGGAGTATGCCATACGAGGTAAGTCAGGTTCATAGCCATCCACGCCGCAACTGGAGACGTGAGCCATCTGGCGTACCTTTGCATCCATGAGAGGCGCATCAGGGGCCCGACAAACAATTGCAGGAAAATCAGCGGCAGACCTCGCAGAAGCGGTACTCCAGGCAATCCGAGGAGCAGGAGTGGGGGCACGACAGACATGATCAGGAGGTGTTCGACCATGTGCGCACTCAGAAGAGCATCGGCGAAACCGTCCATGGGGGATCCGACTGCCATCCAGAGGATTGCCAGCCCGGCGAGGAATGAGAGTAACTGAAAGCTAGTGAACTGGGAGGGCCTGGTTTTTCGAATCTTGATCCACCCGCGCAGGTAAATGATCGCCGTAATCGCTATGGATAAGGTGAGCCAAATCGGAAACTCCCAGTCTGCCAGGACTTCTTTTACACTGTCTGACATAGTTAGGGCAGCCTTCCGGATTGCTCCTGTTGTGGCCGTGAACTGCCGGCAACCATAGTGCCAAGGCTTCGCGAGGCATCTATCGCTGGCGCCTGGTAGTTGTTACGCAGGGTGACGAGAAAGCTCACAAGCGCCTTTGTCTCAGCTGGACTGAGTGCATTGCCGTAAGCGGGCATATTGCCGCCTCCCTGCAAGACCTGGCGAATCATCTGGTCTTCGGTCATGCGCGAAGCAACCGTATCCAACGCCGGGCCGCGCATACCTCCCGCACCATCGAGCGCATGACAATTTCGGCATTGCTTGTACTGAAGAACAAGCGCTCCTTGGCATTGCAGTGGCGTTCGGTTGCGAAGGTACTTCACAGGCACCGGATCGCTTGCCCACGCATCCATAACAGGGCTCCAGGGCGTGTAAGTACCGAGATGCGTGAAGATACCGAGCGAGATAGCAACTATGGCCAGCGTAAGCACCGCTACGGGTCGCCGCGCCCAATGCCGTTCGCCTTCTGCGGCAAATACTGGAAGCAGTAGCATGGCCGCAATGATGAGCACGGGCGCAATCAAAATCACCGGTGTTTCGAGCGAAGGAGGAAGGAGAGACAATACGGAGAAGATCCAGAGAAAAGCAGCGTCGGGTTTCGGTGCAGTCTGAATGATCGTTGGGTCGGGTGGTCCGCCGGGCCCGAAGGGTCCGAAGAAAAAAGCGCAGGCCATGACGGCGAACAAGATTGCCATGGCGAAGACTGCGTCTTTCCAGGCAGCATCGGGGACAAAGGGAATCCCAGTCTTGTCGGTCAGTTCATGATATTCGCGCTCATAGGTCGCCTTCGTGACGATTCTGCCAGGCATGGGCCAGTCACTCACCCCATGACGAAGCACCATCCAGACGTGCACACCCACACCCGCCAGCAAAAGGCCCGGAATGACAAAGACATGTAAAGCGAAGAAGCGCGAGAGAGTCGCTGCTCCGAGAATCGGTCCTCCTAATAGCAGGTGAACTAAAGGCGCTCCAACCAAAGGCACTCGGCTAACAATCGAAGCACCGATGCCAAGCCCCCAGTATGCATCCTGATCGAATCGCAAAACCTGTCCAGTGAAGGCCATTCCAAGCGTCAGGAGAAGAAGCAGTACTCCGACCATCCACGTCAATTCGCGAGGAAACTTATACGCTCCGAAGAGAAACACTTGCACCAGATGAATGATGACAACGGCGACCATGAAGTTCGATCCCCATCCATGAAGTGCGCGCAGATACCATCCGAGCGGAGCGTAGTGGTTAAGCAGTTGAAGACTGCCCCACGCTTCATTTGCAGATGGGCTATACACCAGGCCCAGCAGGATGCCTGTCATGACTTGCAGAATGAGGAGAACTGTTGCGGCGCTTCCAAAAACATAGAGCCAGCTTGCGTTGTTGGCCGGCGTTGGATGCGTTGCAGCCTGCGCCAGGGGCTGAATGAGTCCGAGCCGATGCTCTAACCATTGCAGGGTTCTTCCCGCTATTCCCTTCGAACCAAATCCTATGCTTGCCATGGGTTCGACCTTTCTGTCGTTACGGCTGGTTCAATCTGAATCAAAGGCTTCTCACTGCAGCGTGCTTGTGTTGCCAGCGTTGGCATATTGCCTGAGTGGATTGCCAGGGAGTTACCGTTCAACCGTACTTTGTATTCGAAAAGACCTCTTTCCGGAGGGCCAGAAGCGCGAGAGCCGTCTTCGTAGTAGGCTCCGCCGTGACAGGGACAAAGGAAAAGCCGCGACTGAGAGAACCACCGTACCGGACAGCCGAGATGCGCGCAATTCACAGCAAAGACTTGAACGCTCTGAGTCGAAATACGGCGAACCCAGCATGAGACCTTGGCCGTGTCGCCGTCGCCGAGTCGAGATACTGGACTCTGAAAATTCACCAATTTAGTCTGCCCGACGGGAAACCCATCGAGCGATCCAAGGTCAACCCACGATCCAGTTTCGGAGTCTCTCTTCGACGCAGGGCCAAACAGATATCCGACGAGAGGAACCGCGAGGACTGCTCCTAACGCGGCGTTCAATATAACTGAGATCTTGAAGAGAAATACCCTGCGGGAGTGGACAATGGACTTCGATTCCAACTCGCGGTCCGCGCTTGTCTCTTCTCCGGAATTTTCGATTTGATCGTTCATGTTTTCTCCTTTGGAGTTCGTGGAGTTCACTTCACTTCGGCATACGGCTGGCCAGGTGTTTGCGTGCGATGAGCCGCAAGCCACGCTACGATGTCGCTAATCTCCTCACCTGTCATTGTCCTCAGCGGAGAGCCCTGAATGTCGGTGCGCCAATCGGGCATTCCACGTTCCGGCTGGCCGGAAATGATAATGCTGCGCAGGCCCTGATCACTGATCAACGCGAGATAAGAGGGATCGACAATCGATGCACCGTGCAAAGATGCGCCGGCGTCAGTTCCCTTGCCATCTGCTCCGTGACAGCGCGCACAGGAGACTGCAAACGCTAGCTGTCCTCGCGCGGCGTCGCCTTCCTGGGCTTTCGCATAGGCGAGCGGGAGTAAACCGTGCAGCACATCCGGATGCGCCCACGCATCCAACATGCCTTTGGAGAGAATGCTGATCTGCTCCTCCGTCAGCAGACCTCCTTGTTCCTTTCCGAATGCGGGCATCATGGTTCCAGGCACGCCCTGCGTCGTGATCCGTCTGATGTTGTCTATCCCTGCAGTCGCAAGGTAAATGGGATTTGCGAGAGAGATTGCAACACCCCCTCTTCCCTGATCGCCATGACAGCCCGCGCAGTTATGTTTGTACAGTGTCATCGGTTCAAGCACCTGTTCGGGACGGGGCGCTTCGGAGTGCAGGGATGGTTTCCCTGGTGCGTTTATGCAGCCTGTACCCGCACAACTTATAACGAATACAAGCAGAAAGATTCGGAGATAGCAGATCGTCATTGAGGCGGTTCCTCCTGTCCGGTTATCTCCGCAGACTCGTCTGATAAAGAGGGACGATTGGAATGAATTCCTGCGCGAACAGAAAGCGGCAGCGATCGAAATTGAGGCGTACGAATTTTTGCATGGAAGTTCACCACAAAGCCGCAGACCAGGCCAAATGTAAGCTGCGAGAGAACGAACCAGAACCAGTCGATCCGCTCATTCAAAATGGGACTGATGATGCCCAGCGCGGAGTACATGATTCCGGTAAACAACAAGGGCGTCATGAAGCCTGCGGTAAGGACTGGATAGCGCGGAAACATTGGTAACAGCGCACCGTAGAGCATTCCCACGCCAAGCGAAACCAGGCTGTGAATTGCAAGTGCAGCCAGCAACCCCTGCATATGAAACTGACTCAGGAATGCATCGCTTGCATTTGCCCAACTGACAAACCCGCCCGCAGCCAGCAGGTTAGCCGCATACCAGGCGCTGTGATATCGCAGAAGGCCGAACAGGGCGGCAGGTACGGTCATCCAAATGCCCCCGGCAATACCACCGCGTATACCCGTCGAGAAACGAAACGTTTCTACGGGCACTATCCTGCGGTGCATTCCGACTGCCGTTGGCCGGTCCATCACGGTGCGTGTACTCACAACTGGAATCTGGTCGTTGCTCACAGCGATGACTTCATGCGATTCATGTGGCAGCACCTGGAAAAACCATCCAACACTTGCCACCAGCATGAGAGCCAGACCCAACACTCCAAGGACAAGGTGAGTCACTAATCCAGTGAGAATCAATGACAGTCCAAGCGCCAGCACCATTGGCCACGGCGTGGGAGATGGAAGGAATACGGCTCTTGTTTGTGATTGCGGAAAGCGATTTTGCATAGATCTCCTTCATGTCTCAATCGATTACGAGCACAGACCGCCTAGCGGCCTAATACATAGACAACAAGGAATACAACCACCCAGACTGCGTCGACGAAATGCCAGTACAGAGCGAGCACTTCCATGCGATTGCTTTGCTCTGTGGTCAAATGCCCGCGCAAAGAAAAAAGAAATGCAAAGGACAGCATGAGAAGCCCAAAGATCACATGAGTCGCATGCAGTCCGACGAGCGAATAAAAAGTTGTGCCGAAGAGATTGGTCTGAATGGTAAGGCCATCACGATAGATGAGGTGATACCACTCCATCGCTGTGCCTGAGATGAAGATGGTCCCAAGCAACACCGTCGCTACCAGCCAGATCGACGCGAGCATGCTTCTTCCGTGATGTACCGCGGATACCGCTAGATGAACGGTGATACTGCTCGAGAGCAAACAAATCGTGGTGAAAATTGGAATGCTTAATACGTCATGCGGCGTCGAGCCGGCGAGGCTCTTGCCCAGGTAGTAGACATAAGCAACAACGAAGATCAGGAAAATTGTAGCTTCGGCTACGATGAGACAAAGCATCCCCACAATTCCGCGGGATGGCAATTCCCATGCTTCATTTGAATCGCCAGTGAACAAAGCTGCTTCATTCATGGAGTGTATGCGCCTTTCTATTCGTAGTAGCTGTCGGAATCTTCAGGATGTTTGAGATCCCACAACGGACGGCGGCTCTCGACGACTGGAGTTATGGCAAAGTTATATTCAGGCGGCGGCGAAGAGGTCGACCACTCAAGCGTCCAGGCATCCCATGGGTCGGGCCCAGCCAAAGGCCCTTTGAAATAAGACCAGATAAGATTCCATACAAAAATCAGTGTCGCGACAGCCTGGATCAGTGCACCGCTCGAAACGATCAGGTTCCAGACCATCCAGCCGCGTTCGGCTTCATAGGTATAAATACGGCGAGGCATGCCAAGTATGCCGGGAATGTGCATGAAGTCGAAGGTGACATGAAAGCCAATCAGAAACAGCCAGAAGTGCCACTTGCCAAGAGCCTCATTCGCCATGCGGCCGGTCATCTTTGGGTACCAGTAATAAAAGGCAGCGAAGAGCATGAAGAGAATGGCACCCACAAGAACATAGTGAAAATGAGCAACAACAAAATACGAGCCGCTTAGCT
This DNA window, taken from Acidicapsa ligni, encodes the following:
- a CDS encoding cytochrome b N-terminal domain-containing protein — translated: MASIGFGSKGIAGRTLQWLEHRLGLIQPLAQAATHPTPANNASWLYVFGSAATVLLILQVMTGILLGLVYSPSANEAWGSLQLLNHYAPLGWYLRALHGWGSNFMVAVVIIHLVQVFLFGAYKFPRELTWMVGVLLLLLTLGMAFTGQVLRFDQDAYWGLGIGASIVSRVPLVGAPLVHLLLGGPILGAATLSRFFALHVFVIPGLLLAGVGVHVWMVLRHGVSDWPMPGRIVTKATYEREYHELTDKTGIPFVPDAAWKDAVFAMAILFAVMACAFFFGPFGPGGPPDPTIIQTAPKPDAAFLWIFSVLSLLPPSLETPVILIAPVLIIAAMLLLPVFAAEGERHWARRPVAVLTLAIVAISLGIFTHLGTYTPWSPVMDAWASDPVPVKYLRNRTPLQCQGALVLQYKQCRNCHALDGAGGMRGPALDTVASRMTEDQMIRQVLQGGGNMPAYGNALSPAETKALVSFLVTLRNNYQAPAIDASRSLGTMVAGSSRPQQEQSGRLP
- a CDS encoding cupin domain-containing protein, encoding MYNDDRIEDEVTRATAPFARGAQLENTLFYMGSLMSVLVSSKESGGRLCLLEYRSQPGHEPPPHIHLEQEELLYILEGEVEVYAPGQKSYVGAGQCLFIPRGQAHAWYVLTDELRMLILTQPGGLDSYFETMGTPATSLELPSAATTYAMDDPSRAIRIGAEFGMTILTPEETKELLPHYPGFGNKPTPRRVQS
- a CDS encoding alcohol dehydrogenase catalytic domain-containing protein; this encodes MKSAVYYGPFDIRCAEIKPLEISLGHEILVQVEATSICGSDLHLYRGALDFLMQKGHSSTGHELVGRVVEVGPQVTRFKPGDRITTPYSVSCGYCYMCEAGQTGHCETTNGAIIGFGIPLGDLGGTQAEYILIPYADANAMQVPEDIPAEAALTLSCNLPSAIVGVTEADVQLGDTVAIVGCGPTGLMTMDCAFLRGAGKVVLLDRVPHRLAVAQAKGAVTINIDDEDWKERALAETQGRGFDKVIEVVGMPEALQISLDIVRRGGIISAIGVFCDDSFTISPIYFTTRNIDLRTNGTANVRPSITQALTMLKRGIINPKEYFTHEFALSNVDQAYATFYGKKDGVVKVLIRP
- a CDS encoding QcrA and Rieske domain-containing protein, whose translation is MNDQIENSGEETSADRELESKSIVHSRRVFLFKISVILNAALGAVLAVPLVGYLFGPASKRDSETGSWVDLGSLDGFPVGQTKLVNFQSPVSRLGDGDTAKVSCWVRRISTQSVQVFAVNCAHLGCPVRWFSQSRLFLCPCHGGAYYEDGSRASGPPERGLFEYKVRLNGNSLAIHSGNMPTLATQARCSEKPLIQIEPAVTTERSNPWQA
- a CDS encoding cytochrome c oxidase assembly protein; this translates as MSDSVKEVLADWEFPIWLTLSIAITAIIYLRGWIKIRKTRPSQFTSFQLLSFLAGLAILWMAVGSPMDGFADALLSAHMVEHLLIMSVVPPLLLLGLPGVPLLRGLPLIFLQLFVGPLMRLSWMQRYARWLTSPVAAWMAMNLTYLVWHTPAAYDFALEHEAWHAVEHLCFLFTSLLFWWHIVQPWPSSPRLKGWGVLIYLVSADVINTLLCAFLAFCDRPIYEFYVRNSNPFHVSLVDDQVLGAAIMWVIGSLAFLLPGIVCTMQLLRPVHLTEVSVSFS
- a CDS encoding c-type cytochrome; this translates as MTLYKHNCAGCHGDQGRGGVAISLANPIYLATAGIDNIRRITTQGVPGTMMPAFGKEQGGLLTEEQISILSKGMLDAWAHPDVLHGLLPLAYAKAQEGDAARGQLAFAVSCARCHGADGKGTDAGASLHGASIVDPSYLALISDQGLRSIIISGQPERGMPDWRTDIQGSPLRTMTGEEISDIVAWLAAHRTQTPGQPYAEVK
- a CDS encoding cytochrome c oxidase subunit 3, with the translated sequence MNEAALFTGDSNEAWELPSRGIVGMLCLIVAEATIFLIFVVAYVYYLGKSLAGSTPHDVLSIPIFTTICLLSSSITVHLAVSAVHHGRSMLASIWLVATVLLGTIFISGTAMEWYHLIYRDGLTIQTNLFGTTFYSLVGLHATHVIFGLLMLSFAFLFSLRGHLTTEQSNRMEVLALYWHFVDAVWVVVFLVVYVLGR